The Triticum aestivum cultivar Chinese Spring chromosome 4B, IWGSC CS RefSeq v2.1, whole genome shotgun sequence sequence GCGGAGCGTATTTTAACCATGTTTACCTTTTATTAGGCtatgtatgtatcattgccataACACCACATGAGACTGTTGATTGTTGACAGTTACAAGAAAGATAGTTAGTTGGTTGTTTACAAAAGAGATTGGTCGTTGAACTTGAACATGGTATTAGATCGATGTAATGGAGTTAATGTCCAGATCGAAATATGTTGGTCGTATGTATGTATTAAGCCAGAACGTTGTTTGTATATTACGTTTGTCTATTGTATTAAATGGTGCCCAGAACAGAAATTAGGATCGCTAACCCTGATGTTGGATCAACACATATGGGATGTTTTTCATTTCTTACCTTCTTTTGGTGTTTGATTTGGAACTCCCACTGTCCCACGGGCAATAAGGGTGCATGTGTATTCTGGTGGACGGATATCCTTCAAAAGGATAGATAGACATAAAACCAACGTTCTTGTGTGTTAATGCCCAAACCTAAAATTCAGAAGACTGAATGATGTTTCCTTATAATAGTATGCACCATCTAGGATAGGTATTTACAAGATCAATGGTTGGATGCATTTAGCTGCAATTATAAAGGTTTACATGTCTTGATTCATTGAGAGTTAATGTTCCACTTAGATAGGCTATATTGTTTTTCTAATGAGATTGTATAGTATTTTTGTGTGTGCTTGTGATCTTTCGATCAATTCGGTCTCCTAGTTGAGACCTATTGTTCAGAGTGGATCGCAAAATTAGCCCTATATTCCAGACtttgcaccaccaccaccagggacGGAGCTAGACAGATCGTGGAGCCTGGGCAAAGAATAAAAGGCACTGAGCTAGCTTTAGCCCATTAATCGACTGCCATTTTTTCATGATTGGCTCAAATTCCAATGGAACATCCTCGGCTGAGCGTGGGCAGTTGCCTGGGGTCACCGGGAGCTAGTTCTGCCACTGACAACAACGTAACTATGTCATCCAGGAGCCGCCCTACATGCCATGTATATATGCATCAGAGCGGCTGCCTAATTAATCTGCTAATCCTACTTAATCTCTCTTTGGTAAACAGTGCCAACCATCATGATGTACTAAATACATGCTACATTAGTCTATGTAGCAAAATTTAGAGATAGTGGCTATATCCATATTATTAAGAAAAAACCATGGCGCGTACCTGCACGTGCATGTGGAGAGACATAAAAGGGGCAAACAAATTAGGAAGGTCACAGCACTGAAGAGATCAAAAAGTGACATACGTGTTCGTGTTTTCGTGTTGGTTTTGATTAACCTCAAGTATAGGAGATTCATGATTTACTGCTGTGTTGCATAGGTAATATGGGTCCACCAGTCAATGAAATTGAGTGCAAATATGAACATCTAATGGTTATTTTTCTCGAAAAAAAAATCTAATGGTTATGTTTTCTTGATATAAAGAGGGCCTGCCAGATCAATGGTCAGATGTTCTGTTTTTTCGTGAGAATTTCTAGCAtatctctctatttttttcttctgcATTGCGCTTTTCTCATATATAATAGTAGATAGAAAGTAAGTATACTTGATGTACCATTTTTGGTTATTGCTGTATCTTTTAGTTAGCGCTGATCCATATTCTGTTTACTGCATTTCCAGGAAATTTCCACAGCTAGCAATCTTCCTCAGAAAGAGATAGGAAAATACATCAAAATACTAGGCGAATCTCTTAAACTGAGCCAACCTCTTAACAGCAATTCAATAGCAGTTCACATGCCTCGGTTTTGCAACCTCCTCCAGCTCAATAAATCAGCCCAGGTATCAGAGGAGCTGAAAACCTGATACACCATGAAAATAAATTTGCCCTGCTTTTAACATACTTTGTGTCGTTTCCTCAGGAACTTGCAGCCCACATTGGTGAGGTGGTTGTTAATAAATGCTTCTGCACACGGCGAAACCCTATAAGCATATCTGCTGCTGCTATCTACCTAGCATGTCAGCTTGAAGACAAGCGCAAGACCCAGGCAGAGATCTGTAAGGTTACAGGCCTTACAGAGGTGACCCTACGCAAAGTGTATAAAGAGCTGTTGGAAAATTGGGACGATTTGCTACCCCCCAACTACACACCAGCTACACCACCGGAGAAAGCTTTCCCGATGACAAACATATATTCAGCGCGTTCGTCGAGCGGAAAAGATCTTTCTCAGGACAAGTTGCTAGATAACATCAAGCAAAAAAGCTCTGAAGCTGCAGAGCCTGATCACATGGTAATCGTAAGAGAGGATGAAGATAAGAAAACCGCTCCTCCTGGCTGGCCTCCTTCAAAGCATGAGCCCCATGACTTGAACCAGGCGGGCTGGCAGCCGAATGTCCCATTTTCGGCGCCTCCAAAGTCGGACCGCGACAATATGGAGACGAACGTTCGTGGGTTTAACCTCAATGAGGAATCATGCCCGATGGATTGTGAAAAGCCAGACGTCTCAATGAAGCCGCCCTTTGGCGATCGATGGCCGACTGAACCAAAGGTGCTTCCATCTCCTCCCAGCAGACAGCCTCTGCCATGGCAGCTTAAGCAAGCGGGGCCGGCAACCGGGTCATCATCTTATCCGAGGAGTCGTGAGACGCAGCTGGGCCTGGGCATGGACTTTCTGTCTGGGCGTGGGAAAAGGAGCGCCGCGGATGGCGGCGATGGCCGTGATAAAGAGGGCAAGTGAAGTGAAGGTTGCAGCTGCGGATGTTTATAGCGAAATTAGAAGAAATCAGCTGTGTAGATATAGACGTTTATCTATAGTCGAGATTAATTTGACAACATGATGCATCATATAGATGATGAATTTTACTTCATAATGTGTAACCTGACACTTCCAAATTATTTAGCTTGCCAGCTCTCATAATGTTTCGTGTAACCAATTGGCGTGCCTTTCAATTTTTTGCATTGCCTTGCACAATCTATACCAAGAAAACAGCAGCACCCATTTTGAACACGGAGATTTTCAATGGATCTTCCAGTAGTTGATCCTCTCATGCAACATTCTTGAGTTAAGTTCATGAGTAATCCTGAGAATGGTTTAATAACTAAACCATATTTGGACCAAACCCGAACAAATAAACATGGCAGCCCAACCTCAACTAAACTGTTTGATATTTTCCTCAGCCCAACTAAAACCAAACCTGTTTCATCTTTCCACCCAAACTGAACCAAACCGAATGGCAACCTGTGGGTTGGAACCATCAACTGAAATGGGTTAAAACTGTTCGCTCAAATGGGTTGAGCGCTGGGCTGTGGTCAGCTTGTGAATTACTAGAGATTGGTAAAGCATACATTACATACTCTGTCAAATTTACAAGAGCAAGCCAACTCCTCGTCACCACACACACGGGCATGAGCGATGTCAGTCAGATGCTCTGTGGTTGAGGAGCTCGGCGACATGGGCCGCTGCGGCAGCACCGACATGACCTGCCCCAGACACCCCTCTGAGCCCTCCAGCACGCCTCGCTCCATCTCCCTTATCGCCGCCCCGATGGCACCGCAGCCGCCGCTCGTCATCAGGCGCTCCATCGTGGCCTCCATGAAGCACGGGCGCAGGCAGTTGCCGAAGTACTCGGCGGGGAGCGGCGGCGCCAGCCTCGACCGGCACTCTGTCAAGAACAGCATGTGGCTGTGCGCCGCGCCTTCAACGCCCACGGACTGGCTCCGCAGCAGGCAGACGCAAGGCGGCTCATCCCGGCGAGTGTCTTGCCGAGCAGTTCGTCGGGGTTGGCAACGAGGGAGCGGTcgaggacgggcggcggcggcagcagcacggCCTGGGAAGGATCGGCACTGTCGAGGGCATCCCCGAGGTGGTATGCGGCGGCCCAGGTCTGGACGAAGAGAGTGGCAGAGGCGTGATGGCAGGCGGCATGGTGGACGGACACGCCGACGCAGATGCCTGGGAACACGGTGGCCTGTAGGGCATCGAGCGCCGGAGTGGAGTCCCATCCTCGCGGGCGAGCGCAGCCGGCTTGGCTGAGGTGACCCCGTAGCTTCCTCCCAACAGTCTGTTGACTTGTTGAGCCTCGCGATGGACGCGAGTTGTAGCGGCCATCCACACCGGGATAAACTATATGAATACAAACTGATCTCACACACCGGTTGTTAACCACGGGTCAAAACTGTTTTGAACTGGAACTGTTTCAGCCCATACCCACCCAAACCCAATTACTTCCTACAGTAAACTAAACCAAACTAAACTGTAGTCAGACTCCACCCAGTAAGACCCGAACTAAAGAAACCCACGAGTAGAAAACTCACCCAAAGCACCCGGTTAAACAAAACCCATTCTCAGATTTATTCATGAGAGATACAATTGAGTTCCTAGCAGTGAATACAGGCGAAAAATCGCCATGGTTTTGCCAGACAAATGTGTGCTGTATGAAGAACAACAGTTGCAGTGTATTTGAACAAATTTGAAGGACCCAGACGCAAAAACGCACTCCGAACTGGATAATACAGCACGATAGCGAAGCAGAGGCCTTCCAacgcctcctccctcgccgctctCCCTTCCTTCCGCTCTCATCCCCTCCCCCTCCCGTCGCCATGGccgtctccacctccacctccacgctcccactcctcttcctccaccgctccaccgcaaGCCCGAACCCCTCGGCGCTCTCCTTCGCCTCCTCCCTCCGCGCGTCCCCGCTGCGCtcccgcgcctccgcctccgccgccccgccagcCGAGACCCTCGCCGACGACCTGCCCTCCGACACGCCCCCGGTACGTGGCCACGCGGGACGGTACGTTGGCGTGCACTCTCGCGGATACGTGTTGCGAAACTTGTAAACTGCATTGTACACGGTGTTCTCATTAGTGGCGTGTAATTGCGTGGAGGCGTTGGGGCAGTTCGTCTATCTGTTGGAGGTTTGTTTTTCAGCGATTGTAATTGTTGTGCCCGTGGTTTCATTTCAGGTTGGGGAGGGGTCGGGAATTCCGATGCCGTCGTCGATTGGGGAGGATGGGGAGGAGGTACCTTATCCACGAGCTTAAACCtttcatggttattattatgtTGGCAAATGTTTCCATTGGAGAACTGTTATTGATGCGATTACATGTTAGCACATTGCCTCCATGTCTCGTGATTGCTGCATACTTGCATACAACCATGTCAAATGAAAAATGGTGATAAGCATGGTGACTAGTGGTATTATGCGGTGTAAAATTCTTCACGGGTTCTTGGTTAGAAAAATGGTGACTGCATTTAAGTCGGTGCACCTTAAGCATTTGACTTGTAAATTGTAATAAAATGTTGCTGGTGTGAGTGTGTTTTGGATGTGGGAATGCTGTGTCACCTTAGATAACATGAAGTCCTTAGTGTTTCACTTTGGCTGTTAATGAGTTATGCCGAGTTACTACCACTAGCCATCATGTTGTCTGAGAGGTTGCACATGAAATATTGAAATGTGGTGATATACATTTTGAAGTCTTGCCTTTTCAACCAAGTGATGATGTCATCCAAGTTATGTGTGGGTAACAGCGGCGAAGTGTTTCATGTTGTGCCCTTTACCTGTCTATATCCGTTCTTGTTGAACACTTTCTCCTCTCACTCTTGTAGTTTCTCCATGTCGACATTCTTCTAAATTCTTCTCTAATCTTCTGTTCTATATTTGCCCAGCCATTATTATTGCATATAATATATACAAATATTTTGTAACGATATATCAGCATTATCCTTTCTGTGATTAGCTNNNNNNNNNNNNNNNNNNNNNNNNNNNNNNNNNNNNNNNNNNNNNNNNNNNNNNNNNNNNNNNNNNNNNNNNNNNNNNNNNNNNNNNNNNNNNNNNNNNNNNNNNNNNNNNNNNNNNNNNNNNNNNNNNNNNNNNNNNNNNNNNNNNNNNNNNNNNNNNNNNNNNNNNNNNNNNNNNNNNNNNNNNNNNNNNNNNNNNNNNNNNNNNNNNNNNNNNNNNNNNNNNNNNTATCCCTTTTAGGAATAATCTAGGGATGGTCGCTTCTCTTTTGTGGGAACTCCTTAGATTGTGTTCTAACTGCTGACTTCTAATATTGTTCGTGTTGGTCAAGTAGATTTTGTGTTACATTAGGTTAGTACTTGATAGTAATCTGCCAGTGATTACTCCCTAACATTATGTGCTTCCTTTCTTGCTTCACGTTTGTTATTTGTTAAGCATGTCCATCGTGCATGTCTGTGTGCAGTTGCTGTTTGGTGCTACTGCCGGGAAAGAAACTGTTCCAAGGGCACGTGCACAGTTGCACTCCTCCTTCAGTGATTCCTTTGATGTATCTCAAGAGAGGATAGTGATAACGAACAGTTCTGGAGAGAAACTCATTGGTGTTTTGCACGAAGCTGGATCTAAGGACATTGTAGTGTTATGCCATGGGTTTAGGTCATCAAAGGAAAGTAGAACCATAATGGGTCTTACTGATGCATTAACATCAGAGAAGATTAGTGTATT is a genomic window containing:
- the LOC123093125 gene encoding plant-specific TFIIB-related protein 1, yielding MSLPTQCPYCRSPAPARCATTQPPLSRSVSECSSCARLVLERHLHTHPFFPLLPSLHPLPLVTPDLAAAAPAPSSPPANDDDDPFLPAGFVSAFSAFSLERHPVLARSASAFSGQLAELERALAVDAAASSTPDPAGPMVSVDSLRAYLQIVDVASILRLDRDIADHAFDLFKECSTATCLRNRSVEALATAALVQAIREAREPRTLQEISTASNLPQKEIGKYIKILGESLKLSQPLNSNSIAVHMPRFCNLLQLNKSAQELAAHIGEVVVNKCFCTRRNPISISAAAIYLACQLEDKRKTQAEICKVTGLTEVTLRKVYKELLENWDDLLPPNYTPATPPEKAFPMTNIYSARSSSGKDLSQDKLLDNIKQKSSEAAEPDHMVIVREDEDKKTAPPGWPPSKHEPHDLNQAGWQPNVPFSAPPKSDRDNMETNVRGFNLNEESCPMDCEKPDVSMKPPFGDRWPTEPKVLPSPPSRQPLPWQLKQAGPATGSSSYPRSRETQLGLGMDFLSGRGKRSAADGGDGRDKEGK